DNA from Aliarcobacter butzleri:
TTTCTGTAGGAGTTATATTTCCACTTCCAAAAGCTACTTTTGATATTACTATTGGTAGTCCTAAAGCTTTTGCTTTTATATTAGCTTGATGTCCACTACTTGTTAGTAAACTATAATATTGTGTATCTGTCATACTGTCGCTCCATCTAAAAATATGATTACTTTTTCTCTTTGTTTTATTACACTTGCAAATCTATTCATCAAAGATACACTTAAACTTCTTGGTTGATATGGATAGACTTTTATATTTTCACCTTGGATAGTTGCACTTGCGTATCTGTGTTGTAGGTTTGTTTTTAATCTTATTCTTATAAGTTCCAAGATGCTTTTTGTATTTTTATAGATTTCAACAAACTCTTCAATAATTTTTAAATCTTTATCCTCAACAGGTCTATTTAAAAAATCAACATCAATTTTAAAGTGATAAGGTAGCCCAACATATTCAAACCACTCATAAAACTTAACATCAATATTTAACTTTTTTAAAACCTCTTTTAAAGCAAATAAAGTTCCTTTTTTTCTATGTAATAAAATACTATAATGGATAATTGCTCTTTTCTCATCTAAAGTAAGTTCATTACTCCAAAAAGCAACTTGATGGCTATGTGCTAGATATGGCAAATACTTTTCGTCAGCTAATTTTGGATGAGCTAAAGTAGATATCACTTGTAACTCTTCTTTTAGTTTTGCAACTCTTTGTTCATAAGCTAAATCAATAACTTTTAATTTTTCATCTTCATTAATAGGCAATAGTGATGTCGAACTCATTACATACTCCTATTTCATGTGATAATACTTCTATATTTTGTGTTGGATTTGAGATAACTACCTCTTTAACTCCACCAACTCTTAAAAAATCATTTATTTCAGATAGTGTTATTTTCTCTCCAATCTTTCTTAATTTTTTTAAGTTCTCTTGTAGATTTTCTAAAGCTTGAGTTTGAATAAGTCCATATTCTTGATTTTTCTCGCAGTTTAAAACTGCTTCTACTTTAAACAATTTTGGAGTTGCTTCTACAACTTTTACATAATCTGTAAGTGGTCTTACACTCTCACTATTCAAACTCGCTTCTATTCTTTGTTTCATAAGTTCATCTGCATTTTGCGAATAATAATAGACATTTACAGTACAAAATTCAGCTATTAAAGTTTTAATAGCTTCTAAAATCCCTACTTCATTTTTTCCTAAAAACAAAGGTATATAAGTAGAAAAATCTTTTAAGCCATTCACCACTTTTATATCTTCTATTCTCTCATCAGATTTATAGGCATAAGATTTATAAGTATCTTTTGAACCTGCTGTTGATTTATCACTCATACTTAAAAGTATTCTAAATCTAAAGTCATCATCACTTTCTACATTTGAACCAGCTTTAAATTCAGAGTTTGCTTTTGCACTTAAAATGTAAGGAAGAGTTGTAATAATATTATTTGTTTGAACATCGCTACTTTGTGTATAAACTTGAAGTTCTACTTTTCCAATAGCTTCAGTTTGTCCTTTTTTTATAATAATATCTTCAATCAATCTAGCCTCAAATTTACTTTCATCATCTGCTAAAGCCAAACCTTTATTTATAGTAATATCTGTAGTTTTTGCTTCACTTAAAGTAAAAGTATAATTTGCCCAAGGCTTACTTCCTTCTAATCTTGTACAATCAAAAGCCACTCCCC
Protein-coding regions in this window:
- a CDS encoding phage tail protein I — encoded protein: MSSTSLLPINEDEKLKVIDLAYEQRVAKLKEELQVISTLAHPKLADEKYLPYLAHSHQVAFWSNELTLDEKRAIIHYSILLHRKKGTLFALKEVLKKLNIDVKFYEWFEYVGLPYHFKIDVDFLNRPVEDKDLKIIEEFVEIYKNTKSILELIRIRLKTNLQHRYASATIQGENIKVYPYQPRSLSVSLMNRFASVIKQREKVIIFLDGATV
- a CDS encoding baseplate J/gp47 family protein; amino-acid sequence: MIDINSLPTPTVLQVLNYLKIKQENIDTLKEKYPDWEHIESDDFMPNIEANAYRELLLRQEFNQLALAFFLATATKADLDHWGVAFDCTRLEGSKPWANYTFTLSEAKTTDITINKGLALADDESKFEARLIEDIIIKKGQTEAIGKVELQVYTQSSDVQTNNIITTLPYILSAKANSEFKAGSNVESDDDFRFRILLSMSDKSTAGSKDTYKSYAYKSDERIEDIKVVNGLKDFSTYIPLFLGKNEVGILEAIKTLIAEFCTVNVYYYSQNADELMKQRIEASLNSESVRPLTDYVKVVEATPKLFKVEAVLNCEKNQEYGLIQTQALENLQENLKKLRKIGEKITLSEINDFLRVGGVKEVVISNPTQNIEVLSHEIGVCNEFDITIAY